In the genome of Streptomyces sp. 846.5, the window AAGGGCGTCAACACGGCCAGGGTGCTGGCGGCGCGCGGCCGGTCGGTGCTGGTCACCGGCCTGGCCGGCGGTCCCGCCGGGCAGGCGCTGCGGGACGACCTGGACGCGGCCGGCCTGCCGCACCGGCTGACACCGGTCCGGGGAGCCACCCGGCGCACGGTCGCCGTGGTGGACGACGACGGCGAGGTGACCGGGCTCTGGGAACCCGGACCGGAGATCAGCGCCGCCGAATGGCGCCGCTTCGCCGAGCACGACTTCCCCTCCGCGCTGGCGCGGGCCGAGGTGCTGGTGGTCTCCGGCAGTCTGCCGCCGGGGGTGCCGGTGGACGCCTATGCGCTGCTGCTGCGCCGCGCCGCGCAGTTGGGCGTCCCGGCGGTGCTGGACGCCGACGGGGAGGCGCTGCTGGCCGGCCTGGCCGGGCGGCCCGCGCTGGTGAAGCCCAACGCCGAGGAGGCCCGCCGGGCCACCGGCGCCGCCGACCCGGCCACCGCCGCCGACCGGCTGCGCGAGCTGGGCGCGGCGACAGCGGTGGTCACCGCCGGGGCCGCCGGGCTCTACGGCAGCGCCGAAGGGCTGCGCTGGCACACGCCGGCGCCGTGCCGGGTACGGGGCAACCCGACCGGCGCGGGGGACGCCGCGACCGCAGCGCTCGCCATCGCCCTGGCCGACGGACTGCCCTGGCCCGAAGCCGCCGTGGACGCCGCCGCGCTCGCCGCCGCGGCGGTGGCCGCGCCGCTGGCGGGCGACTTCGACCCGGCGCTGTACCGCCAACTCCTCCGTTCCTGAACCGACCTGAGACCTGAACAGACAGCAGGGGGCTCGACCGTATGCCGCTCACACCCACCGCGCGGATACTCCGCACCGCCGAGCGCGACGGCTTCGCCGCGGGCGCGTTCAACGTGATCCAGCTGGAGCACGCCGAGGCCATCCTCACCG includes:
- a CDS encoding hexose kinase, which encodes MIVTVTLNAALDTTYRLDALRVGGTNRVASVAQRAGGKGVNTARVLAARGRSVLVTGLAGGPAGQALRDDLDAAGLPHRLTPVRGATRRTVAVVDDDGEVTGLWEPGPEISAAEWRRFAEHDFPSALARAEVLVVSGSLPPGVPVDAYALLLRRAAQLGVPAVLDADGEALLAGLAGRPALVKPNAEEARRATGAADPATAADRLRELGAATAVVTAGAAGLYGSAEGLRWHTPAPCRVRGNPTGAGDAATAALAIALADGLPWPEAAVDAAALAAAAVAAPLAGDFDPALYRQLLRS